The Brassica napus cultivar Da-Ae chromosome C7, Da-Ae, whole genome shotgun sequence genome has a segment encoding these proteins:
- the LOC125589606 gene encoding uncharacterized protein LOC125589606, whose amino-acid sequence MVKYMVEIDWCLVQSKQTSLVQMETKKPILQRKNTPDLMMANGDSRVSTTEDQDENMTEVGEKSNPPGEPPDKWISGTSKAASTEGVEGMEANGVSMVPNSEDHDASMTDVGERTNRPGEPLDKGISWASKAASTVGGGMPVPEVLIEDSFVSNRLHVEFPNGEDGEPSITIENEVLEAMNGLWKKCMIVRVLGRNVAISAVNRKLRELWNPKGRMYVMDLPRQFFMVRFEREEEYLAALTGGPWRAFGSYLMVRAWSPEFDPLKDNIATTPVWIRLTNIPANFYHRSILMGIAKGLGKPIRVDPTTLNFERARFARICVEVNLAKPLKGTVLINGDRYFVSYEGLTEICSKCGVYGHLVHGCPRTIAERMAISMTLTEVSAQVKQTTAQVPQPQDDGFIQARGSRRGAQALPRSSTGMTGKSSKGETDRSNSEMKETKKIVLSNKYGSLDIDRKTGEVGDDVSPGEEDRESQKMNIKDNKGKGVLQEKGSIVFGGTTSVPSVSKWETKERWMGNKKMMEGARGKLKKINNIPVRGLIFGPTKGEINLSESGKRLRVENNNVGRQGGAFRDNMEKAKAVPKTPQLCDEELENPMDGSISEAEQRTAGTQTNLQEDGRVLSLA is encoded by the coding sequence ATGGTAAAGTATATGGTTGAAATTGATTGGTGTCTAGTTCAGTCTAAGCAAACTAGTCTTGTTCAAATGGAAACAAAGAAGCCAATATTGCAAAGAAAGAACACTCCAGATCTGATGATGGCGAACGGCGATTCTAGAGTCTCGACTACGGAGGATCAGGACGAGAACATGACGGAGGTGGGGGAGAAATCTAACCCACCAGGAGAGCCGCCTGATAAGTGGATCTCAGGGACTTCGAAGGCGGCAAGTACGGAAGGAGTGGAGGGCATGGAGGCGAACGGTGTTTCTATGGTTCCGAATTCGGAGGATCACGACGCGAGCATGACGGACGTGGGTGAGAGAACCAACAGACCAGGAGAACCGCTTGATAAGGGAATCTCATGGGCTTCGAAGGCAGCAAGTACGGTAGGAGGGGGTATGCCGGTTCCAGAGGTTTTGATCGAGGACTCGTTTGTGTCTAACAGACTCCACGTGGAGTTCCCGAATGGGGAGGATGGAGAACCATCAATTACGATTGAAAACGAGGTCCTCGAAGCGATGAATGGGTTGTGGAAGAAGTGTATGATTGTTAGGGTCTTGGGGAGAAACGTTGCGATCTCTGCAGTGAATAGGAAGTTACGGGAACTATGGAATCCGAAGGGGAGAATGTATGTGATGGATCTACCGAGGCAGTTCTTCATGGTTCGCTTTGAAAGGGAAGAGGAGTATCTGGCAGCATTGACAGGAGGACCATGGAGGGCCTTTGGTAGTTACCTCATGGTGCGAGCGTGGTCACCAGAGTTTGATCCattaaaagataacattgctACAACACCGGTTTGGATCAGATTAACGAATATCCCGGCAAATTtttaccatcgatcgattcttATGGGAATTGCTAAGGGTCTAGGTAAGCCAATTCGTGTGGATCCAACTACGTTGAACTTTGAAAGAGCGCGGTTCGCGAGAATTTGCGTTGAGGTTAATCTAGCAAAACCTTTGAAGGGGACCGTCCTAATAAATGGAGACAGGTACTTCGTTTCTTATGAGGGACTAACTGAGATTTGCTCCAAATGTGGGGTATATGGGCATTTAGTGCATGGATGTCCAAGAACGATTGCGGAACGAATGGCCATTTCAATGACTTTAACGGAGGTGTCAGCACAAGTTAAACAAACGACCGCCCAAGTCCCACAACCGCAGGACGATGGCTTTATTCAAGCACGAGGATCGAGAAGAGGAGCACAAGCGTTGCCTCGGTCGTCTACTGGCATGACAGGAAAAAGTTCGAAAGGAGAGACTGACAGATCCAATAGTGAGATGAAAGAAACTAAGAAGATTGTGTTATCGAACAAGTATGGAAGCCTTGATATAGACAGAAAAACGGGGGAAGTAGGAGATGATGTTAGCCCGGGTGAGGAGGATAGGGAGAGTCAGAAGATGAATATCAAGGATAATAAGGGTAAGGGAGTCTTGCAAGAGAAGGGAAGCATTGTTTTTGGCGGGACTACAAGTGTACCATCTGTTTCGAAGTGGGAGACTAAGGAGAGATGGATGGGCaataaaaaaatgatggaggGAGCAAGAGGCAAGTTGAAGAAGATTAACAACATACCGGTAAGAGGTTTGATCTTTGGGCCAACGAAGGGGGAAATAAACCTATCAGAGTCTGGGAAAAGACTGAGAGTAGAAAACAACAATGTAGGGAGACAAGGTGGAGCATTCAGAGATAACATGGAGAAAGCTAAGGCTGTGCCTAAGACCCCTCAGCTGTGTGATGAGGAATTGGAAAATCCAATGGATGGTAGTATCAGCGAAGCAGAGCAGCGAACAGCTGGTACACAGACGAACCTACAGGAAGATGGGAGAGTGTTATCTCTCGCATAA
- the LOC106382243 gene encoding hyaluronan mediated motility receptor-like, which translates to MAKKKASSRNSNGASNEQQQSQSHAASYQKPAAELSRQFSMEDHDSSEEKFQNLKSLNAILLKQAVEKRQQIETLSHAKESLEAELTRSGAERTRLREELIGSGDESFVVRLEMDLFVGIVESRLREMCGLVDGLVREKSDRECEVRVLRREVGELARVCDERDLIKSEEVIRLKESVVRLEMKETFLGEEVGSLKSENGRMVKEREKREELIERVNKERKVLEKTLEEKVREIDELKREMKGLSMEKKEVEMVKRDQEEMILKLEKKVENLTREEKCLRDQVIGLEKDLDEVKEEAKAREESIIALAKEKAIKVSEVEGLLADNVSIKKQMEKALAQSSEKEKLAGQYALEKVDLLEHISKQEAEFDEMSKLADEQKHVVVQLRNDYNDQIKTSEKLSCDVSQLKDALALVEVERDNAGKALDEEKKSRVALKEKVAELEKTIQASGKELEKIKAERGRLIKEKKELENRSETLRKEKGILRKDLVELKKAMGVLKAELESAGTNAKRGLTMLKTVSSLVCGQENKKGEQKRGEKGVDSYSVEVEAIKKAFKSKESLVEEMKKEIETMKHSVKDAHDKKSFWTLVSSITTLFMAASVAYAAAIK; encoded by the coding sequence ATGGCGAAGAAGAAGGCGTCGTCTCGCAACTCCAACGGAGCTTCCAACGAGCAGCAGCAGTCGCAGAGCCATGCGGCTTCTTACCAGAAGCCCGCCGCGGAGCTCAGCCGCCAGTTCTCGATGGAGGACCACGACTCGTCGGAGGAGAAGTTCCAGAACCTGAAGTCGCTCAACGCGATTCTCCTCAAGCAGGCCGTGGAGAAGAGGCAGCAGATCGAGACTCTCTCCCACGCGAAGGAATCGCTGGAGGCCGAGTTGACTCGCTCCGGCGCGGAGAGGACTCGGCTGAGGGAGGAGCTGATCGGCTCCGGGGACGAGAGTTTCGTGGTGAGGCTGGAGATGGATCTGTTTGTTGGGATTGTGGAGAGTCGGTTAAGGGAGATGTGTGGTTTAGTGGATGGGTTGGTTAGGGAGAAGAGTGATAGGGAGTGTGAGGTTAGGGTTTTGAGAAGAGAGGTGGGTGAGTTAGCTAGGGTTTGTGATGAGAGGGATTTGATTAAGAGTGAGGAGGTGATTAGGTTGAAGGAGAGTGTTGTTAGGCTTGAGATGAAAGAAACGTTTTTGGGAGAGGAAGTTGGTAGCTTGAAGTCTGAGAACGGGAGAATGGTTAAGGAGAGGGAGAAGAGAGAGGAGTTGATTGAAAGGGTTAATAAGGAGAGGAAGGTGTTGGAGAAGACTCTAGAGGAGAAGGTTAGGGAGATTGATGAGCTGAAGAGAGAAATGAAAGGGCTTTCGATGGAGAAGAAGGAGGTGGAGATGGTTAAACGTGATCAGGAGGAAATGATCCTGAAGTTAGAGAAAAAGGTTGAGAATTTGACAAGGGAAGAGAAATGTTTACGTGATCAGGTTATTGGGTTGGAGAAGGATCTTGATGAGGTTAAGGAGGAAGCAAAAGCAAGGGAGGAGAGCATCATTGCACTGGCGAAAGAGAAAGCTATCAAGGTTtctgaggttgagggtttgctGGCGGATAACGTTTCAATCAAGAAACAGATGGAGAAGGCTCTGGCGCAATCCTCTGAGAAGGAGAAACTTGCCGGACAATATGCTCTCGAGAAGGTTGATCTTTTGGAGCATATTAGTAAGCAGGAAGCTGAGTTTGATGAGATGAGTAAACTAGCGGATGAGCAAAAGCACGTTGTGGTGCAGCTGCGGAATGATTATAATGATCAAATCAAGACTAGCGAGAAGCTCAGCTGCGACGTTAGCCAGCTTAAGGATGCTCTGGCCTTGGTTGAGGTCGAGAGAGACAACGCCGGGAAGGCTCTtgatgaggagaagaagagtCGGGTGGCTCTTAAGGAAAAGGTTGCAGAGCTTGAGAAAACGATTCAAGCTTCCGGTAAAGAGCTTGAGAAGATCAAGGCTGAGCGAGGGAGATTGATTAAAGAGAAGAAGGAACTGGAGAATCGTTCTGAGACGTTGAGAAAGGAAAAGGGTATCCTCCGGAAGGATCTTGTGGAGCTCAAGAAAGCTATGGGTGTGTTGAAAGCAGAACTGGAATCTGCTGGAACCAATGCGAAACGTGGTCTAACAATGCTAAAGACCGTGTCCTCTCTAGTGTGTGGACAAGAGAACAAAAAAGGCGAGCAGAAGCGAGGAGAGAAGGGAGTGGATTCGTACTCGGTGGAGGTAGAAGCGATCAAGAAAGCTTTCAAAAGCAAAGAAAGCTTggttgaggagatgaagaaggagataGAGACGATGAAGCATTCGGTCAAAGATGCACATGACAAGAAGAGCTTCTGGACACTTGTGTCATCTATTACTACTCTCTTCATGGCTGCTTCGGTTGCCTATGCAGCTGCGATTAAGTGA
- the LOC106382242 gene encoding gibberellin receptor GID1C — protein sequence MAGSDQVNLIESKTVVPLNTWVLISNFKLAYNLLRRPDGTFNRHLAEFLDRKVPANANPVNGVFSFDVIMDRQTNLLSRVYRPAFAGDPPSFTDLQKPVDGEVVPVIVFFHGGSFVHSSANSAIYDTLCRRLVGLCGSVVVSVNYRRAPENRYPCAYDDGWTALKWVNSRPWLQSKKDSKVHIFLAGDSSGGNIAHNVAVRAVESGIGVLGNILLNPMFGGTERTESETRLDGKYFVTVRDRDWYWRAFLPEGEDREHPACSPFGPKSKSLEGLSFPKSLVVVAGLDLIQDWQLKYAEGLKRAGQEVKLLYLDQATIGFYLLPNNNHFHTVMEEIAAFVNAECQ from the exons ATGGCTGGGAGCGATCAAGTTAACCTTATTGAGAGCAAG ACAGTGGTTCCTCTCAATACATGGGTTTTGATATCCAACTTCAAGCTAGCCTACAACCTCCTCCGCCGCCCGGACGGAACCTTCAACCGCCACCTGGCTGAGTTTCTAGACCGTAAAGTCCCTGCAAACGCCAACCCCGTCAATGGAGTCTTCTCGTTCGATGTCATCATGGATCGCCAAACCAATCTCCTCAGCCGAGTATACAGACCGGCTTTTGCTGGTGACCCACCAAGTTTTACTGACCTTCAGAAGCCTGTTGATGGTGAAGTAGTGCCAGTCATTGTCTTCTTCCACGGCGGAAGCTTTGTGCACTCTTCAGCAAACAGTGCTATCTATGACACTCTTTGCCGCAGGCTTGTTGGTCTGTGCGGTTCCGTTGTTGTCTCTGTGAACTATCGACGCGCGCCGGAGAATCGTTACCCTTGCGCTTATGATGATGGCTGGACTGCTCTGAAATGGGTCAACTCTAGACCCTGGCTTCAAAGCAAGAAAGACTCGAAGGTTCATATCTTCTTGGCGGGTGATAGCTCTGGAGGGAACATAGCGCATAACGTCGCGGTGAGAGCGGTTGAGTCAGGGATTGGTGTGTTGGGGAACATTCTGCTTAACCCTATGTTTGGAGGGACGGAGAGAACTGAATCCGAGACGCGTTTGGATGGGAAGTACTTTGTGACGGTGAGAGACCGTGATTGGTATTGGAGAGCGTTTCTCCCCGAGGGAGAGGACAGAGAGCATCCAGCGTGTAGCCCGTTTGGTCCGAAAAGCAAGAGTTTAGAAGGTTTGAGTTTCCCCAAGAGTTTAGTCGTTGTGGCGGGTTTGGACTTGATTCAAGATTGGCAGCTGAAGTACGCGGAAGGGCTGAAGAGAGCAGGTCAAGAGGTGAAGCTTCTTTACTTGGATCAAGCCACCATTGGGTTCTACTTGTTGCCTAATAACAATCACTTCCATACCGTTATGGAGGAGATAGCTGCGTTTGTCAACGCAGAATGCCAATGA